One genomic region from Kineosporia corallincola encodes:
- the recQ gene encoding DNA helicase RecQ → MSLSRPEADPALEVLHRVFGYDSFRGNQRQIVDQVISGGDALVLMPTGGGKSLCYQIPALVRPGVGVVVSPLIALMQDQVDALRALGVRAGFLNSSQDHETRREVEKAFLADELDLLYLAPEALGGGTSSTWRLLEQGNIALFAIDEAHCVAQWGHDFRPDYLALSMLHERWPEVPRIALTATATSRTHEEIAQRLNLKQAQHFVASFDRPNIQYRIVPKNSPIKQLLDLLRTEHNGDAGIVYCLSRASVEKTAETLSANGIPALPYHAGLDQRVRAANQSRFLREDGLVMVATVAFGMGIDKPDVRFVVHLDLPKSVEGYYQETGRAGRDGLPSTAWMAYGMQDVVQQRRMIDGSEGDLAHRRMLSMHLDAMLALCETVDCRRVQLLNYFGQQAGPCGNCDTCLTPPETWDGTIPAQKLLSTVYRLQSERNQKFGAGQSIDILLGKKTDKVTRFRHDELSVFGIGTELTETQWRGVARQLLAKNLLQVEGEYSTLALTEGSAAVLRREREVMMRREPEKVARSSGGGGGSRSKAAPTADLSPEAAAVFEKLRAWRGAAAKEQGVPAYVIFHNTTLAQIAQRMPATLGQLGEIEGIGQAKLERYGEQVLEALAG, encoded by the coding sequence CTGTCGCTGAGCCGGCCGGAAGCAGATCCCGCGCTCGAGGTGCTGCACCGGGTGTTCGGCTACGACTCGTTCCGGGGCAACCAGCGGCAGATCGTCGACCAGGTCATCTCCGGGGGCGACGCCCTGGTGCTGATGCCGACCGGCGGCGGCAAGTCGCTGTGCTACCAGATCCCGGCGCTCGTGCGGCCGGGCGTCGGGGTGGTCGTCTCGCCGCTGATCGCGCTGATGCAGGATCAGGTCGACGCGTTGCGGGCGCTCGGGGTGCGGGCCGGGTTCCTCAACTCCAGCCAGGACCACGAGACCCGGCGCGAGGTCGAGAAGGCTTTCCTGGCCGACGAACTCGATCTGCTCTACCTGGCGCCCGAGGCACTCGGCGGCGGCACGTCGTCCACTTGGCGGTTGCTGGAGCAGGGCAACATCGCCCTGTTCGCGATCGACGAGGCGCACTGTGTGGCCCAGTGGGGCCACGACTTCCGGCCGGACTACCTGGCGCTGTCCATGCTGCACGAGCGCTGGCCCGAGGTGCCGCGCATCGCGCTCACGGCCACCGCCACCTCGCGCACCCACGAGGAGATCGCGCAGCGGCTGAACCTGAAACAGGCCCAGCACTTCGTCGCGAGCTTCGACCGGCCCAACATCCAGTACCGCATCGTGCCCAAGAACTCGCCCATCAAGCAGCTTCTCGACCTGCTGCGCACCGAGCACAACGGCGACGCGGGCATCGTCTACTGCCTGTCCCGGGCCTCGGTGGAGAAGACGGCCGAGACCCTCAGCGCCAACGGCATCCCGGCGCTGCCCTACCACGCCGGTCTGGATCAGCGGGTGCGGGCGGCCAACCAGTCCCGGTTCCTGCGCGAAGACGGTCTGGTGATGGTCGCGACCGTGGCGTTCGGCATGGGCATCGACAAACCCGACGTGCGGTTCGTGGTGCACCTCGACCTGCCCAAGTCGGTCGAGGGCTACTACCAGGAGACCGGCCGGGCCGGGCGGGACGGGCTGCCGTCCACGGCCTGGATGGCCTACGGCATGCAAGACGTGGTGCAGCAGCGCCGCATGATCGACGGCTCGGAGGGCGATCTGGCGCACCGCCGCATGCTCTCGATGCACCTCGACGCGATGCTCGCGCTCTGCGAGACGGTCGACTGCCGGCGGGTGCAGCTGCTCAACTACTTCGGCCAGCAGGCCGGGCCGTGCGGCAACTGCGACACCTGCCTGACGCCGCCGGAGACCTGGGACGGCACGATCCCGGCGCAGAAGCTGCTGTCCACCGTGTACCGGCTCCAGAGCGAGCGGAACCAGAAGTTCGGCGCCGGTCAGTCCATCGACATCCTGCTGGGCAAGAAGACCGACAAGGTGACCAGGTTCCGCCACGACGAGCTCAGCGTGTTCGGCATCGGCACCGAGCTCACCGAGACCCAGTGGCGCGGCGTGGCCCGGCAGCTGCTGGCCAAGAACCTGCTCCAGGTCGAGGGCGAGTACAGCACCCTCGCCCTGACCGAGGGCAGCGCCGCGGTGCTGCGCCGCGAGCGCGAGGTGATGATGCGCCGTGAGCCGGAGAAGGTGGCGCGCTCGTCCGGCGGCGGTGGTGGTTCGCGGTCCAAGGCCGCGCCCACGGCCGACCTCTCGCCCGAGGCCGCGGCGGTGTTCGAGAAGCTCCGCGCCTGGCGCGGCGCGGCGGCGAAGGAGCAGGGGGTGCCCGCCTACGTCATCTTCCACAACACCACGCTGGCGCAGATCGCCCAGCGGATGCCGGCCACGCTCGGCCAGCTCGGCGAGATCGAGGGCATCGGGCAGGCCAAGCTGGAGCGGTACGGCGAACAGGTGCTGGAGGCCCTGGCCGGGTAG
- a CDS encoding J-domain-containing protein: MTEKKPAYLRHEDWVERQIREARERGAFDNLAGAGRPLRGLDRPFTAEEWARNWVERSGGDMQALLPPMLLLRKERAALLRALPTFGSEKDLRETVADFNHRLLDQYRRPMDGPLIAVGVLDADEVVGQWQAVRPVPAPPPPAPQPPAPGLVRRLSARLLRRR; encoded by the coding sequence ATGACCGAGAAGAAGCCCGCCTACCTGCGGCACGAGGACTGGGTGGAGCGGCAGATCCGCGAGGCCCGTGAGCGCGGCGCCTTCGACAACCTGGCCGGCGCCGGCAGACCGCTGCGCGGCCTGGACCGCCCGTTCACCGCCGAGGAGTGGGCCCGGAACTGGGTGGAGCGCTCGGGCGGCGACATGCAGGCCCTGCTCCCGCCCATGCTGCTCCTGCGCAAGGAACGGGCCGCCCTGCTCAGGGCCCTGCCCACCTTCGGCTCGGAGAAGGACCTGCGCGAGACCGTGGCCGACTTCAACCACCGCCTGCTCGACCAGTACCGCCGCCCGATGGACGGGCCGCTGATCGCCGTCGGGGTGCTCGACGCCGACGAGGTGGTGGGGCAGTGGCAGGCGGTGCGGCCGGTGCCCGCCCCGCCTCCGCCCGCCCCGCAGCCCCCGGCGCCGGGCCTGGTGCGGCGGCTGAGTGCCCGCCTGCTCCGGCGGCGGTGA
- a CDS encoding ABC transporter substrate-binding protein, whose amino-acid sequence MNSNNLTRRGFFGAGALAGLIGLSACGSPGGSSSGGSSGGSTKITMFHWAGAQATVPVKVGDAFAAANDVEVAYIEGTNADTFPKLVSSVQIDKNSPLLNLGFFNGQSFAQGNNSDLWEPIPDSVSNVDLVNSKYQISDRRGAYMVMDAMGLVYSKKAFKTPPTSWMDLFDSAYRGKVTTWDAPAFSVNALPVIAKLNGGSESDLDPGLEIFSKAAKAGQFHGFIASTDALRQQLNSGEVVIAPGFQGVAQPWIDAGDDIGFVAPDEGMMAFPEGFQLVKGSSDAQLEQAAKLMNELFTPENVAEYCNLNGLIPLVEGAELKAELADKDTFQLDAVESAIQIDWVTLVENIEDATTAWNKDVKAHI is encoded by the coding sequence ATGAACAGCAACAACCTGACCCGTCGAGGGTTTTTCGGCGCCGGCGCGCTGGCCGGCCTGATCGGACTGTCGGCCTGCGGGTCGCCGGGCGGTTCGTCGTCGGGCGGTTCGTCGGGCGGTTCCACCAAGATCACGATGTTCCACTGGGCCGGTGCCCAGGCCACCGTGCCGGTGAAGGTGGGTGACGCGTTCGCGGCGGCGAACGACGTGGAGGTGGCCTACATCGAGGGCACCAACGCCGACACCTTCCCCAAGCTGGTCTCGTCGGTGCAGATCGACAAGAACTCCCCGCTGCTGAACCTGGGCTTCTTCAACGGCCAGAGCTTCGCGCAGGGCAACAACTCGGACCTCTGGGAGCCGATCCCGGACTCGGTCTCGAACGTGGACCTGGTCAACAGCAAGTACCAGATCAGCGACCGCCGCGGCGCCTACATGGTGATGGACGCGATGGGCCTGGTCTACAGCAAGAAGGCGTTCAAGACCCCGCCGACGTCGTGGATGGACCTGTTCGACAGCGCCTACCGGGGCAAGGTGACCACCTGGGACGCACCGGCTTTCAGTGTGAACGCGCTGCCGGTGATCGCCAAGCTGAACGGTGGCTCGGAGAGCGACCTGGACCCGGGCCTGGAGATCTTCTCGAAGGCGGCCAAGGCCGGGCAGTTCCACGGTTTCATCGCCTCCACCGACGCTCTGCGGCAGCAGCTGAACTCCGGCGAGGTGGTGATCGCCCCGGGCTTCCAGGGGGTCGCGCAGCCCTGGATCGACGCCGGTGACGACATCGGTTTCGTCGCTCCCGACGAGGGCATGATGGCCTTCCCGGAGGGCTTCCAGCTGGTCAAGGGCTCGTCCGACGCGCAGCTCGAACAGGCGGCGAAGCTGATGAACGAGCTGTTCACGCCGGAGAACGTGGCCGAGTACTGCAACCTCAACGGGCTGATCCCGCTGGTCGAGGGCGCCGAGCTGAAGGCCGAGCTGGCCGACAAGGACACCTTCCAGCTGGACGCGGTGGAGTCGGCGATCCAGATCGACTGGGTCACGCTGGTGGAGAACATCGAAGATGCCACCACGGCCTGGAACAAGGACGTGAAGGCCCACATCTGA
- a CDS encoding ABC transporter ATP-binding protein, with protein MSEFGASSVEITDVTRAFDGQRVLGPISLSISSSSFHCLLGPSGCGKTTLLRIMAGLDTPDTGTVVIGGTDHSRTAAHRRPTNLVFQSGALFPHLSVADNIAFGLKTDRRTAKSEIRSRVSEILDLVAMGEYAGRSPATLSGGQRQRVAIARALVRRPDVLLLDEPLSALDLALQLRMRRELRRWQQETGTTFVCVTHNQAEAMEIADEIAVMNAGVVEQSGSARELYEQPASRFVAGFIGENNVFENLTTVDGGQTADGLLFPWPQQSLTVTESLAVRPEAIRLLPASDPAALGTARVLTTSFTGKSVRVALNTSTGREVLAELPPGGVGVSAGDQVGIGFEPGAVRRFGPERSGAAA; from the coding sequence ATGAGTGAATTCGGGGCCAGCTCGGTCGAGATCACAGACGTCACCAGAGCCTTCGACGGCCAGCGGGTGCTGGGGCCGATCAGTCTCAGCATCTCCAGCAGCAGTTTCCACTGTCTGCTGGGCCCTTCCGGCTGCGGCAAGACGACCCTGCTGCGGATCATGGCCGGGCTGGACACCCCGGACACCGGCACGGTGGTGATCGGCGGAACGGACCACAGCCGGACCGCCGCCCACCGTCGTCCCACCAACCTGGTGTTCCAGTCCGGCGCGTTGTTCCCGCACCTGTCCGTCGCGGACAACATCGCCTTCGGCCTGAAGACCGACCGACGGACGGCGAAGAGCGAGATCCGTTCCCGGGTGAGCGAAATTCTCGACCTGGTCGCGATGGGCGAGTACGCCGGCCGGAGCCCGGCCACCCTCTCCGGCGGGCAGCGCCAGCGGGTCGCGATCGCCCGCGCCCTGGTGCGGCGGCCCGACGTGCTGCTGCTCGACGAGCCGCTCTCCGCCCTGGATCTCGCGCTCCAGCTGCGCATGCGCCGCGAACTGCGGCGCTGGCAGCAGGAAACCGGCACCACGTTCGTCTGCGTCACCCACAACCAGGCCGAGGCGATGGAGATCGCCGACGAGATCGCGGTGATGAACGCCGGCGTGGTCGAGCAGTCGGGCAGCGCCCGCGAGCTCTACGAGCAGCCCGCCAGTCGCTTCGTGGCCGGGTTCATCGGCGAGAACAACGTTTTCGAGAACCTCACAACGGTGGACGGCGGACAGACCGCGGACGGGCTGCTCTTCCCCTGGCCGCAGCAGAGCCTGACAGTGACCGAGTCGCTCGCCGTGCGTCCCGAGGCGATCCGGCTGCTGCCCGCCTCGGACCCCGCCGCGCTCGGCACCGCCCGGGTGCTGACCACGAGCTTCACCGGCAAGAGCGTGCGGGTGGCGCTGAACACCAGCACCGGCCGCGAGGTGCTGGCCGAGCTGCCGCCCGGCGGCGTGGGCGTGTCGGCCGGTGACCAGGTCGGCATCGGCTTCGAGCCCGGGGCGGTCCGCCGCTTCGGCCCGGAGCGCTCCGGGGCGGCCGCGTGA
- a CDS encoding ABC transporter permease, with product MTGQPSGAGLVAPATRLTRRRRNPAALLVLPGVVYLAIAFVTVVALLISYSVRTEKTSVLFAPFDLGTWSTALGDSYLWSTIGTTLRLGLIVSLITVLVAYPLAWCIQTMRRGWAAAAMLFVVFSPILVSVVVRSYGWQLLLRTGGPFGDTFDSWLYHEPGVILALVHVELPFAVFPILSSIRTIPPEYTEAAADLGASAMQRFRKVLLPLTVPGLLSAMQLVFTLTISAFATPALLGGGRVTVLAQTIYQNIQLLAWPLAAVQAVLLLVITLVVLSLFALVTRLIGGGGAR from the coding sequence GTGACGGGCCAACCGTCCGGGGCCGGGCTCGTGGCCCCGGCAACCAGGCTGACCAGGCGCCGCCGGAATCCGGCGGCGCTGCTGGTGCTTCCGGGCGTGGTCTACCTGGCCATCGCCTTCGTCACCGTGGTGGCGCTGCTGATCTCGTACAGCGTGCGCACCGAGAAGACCAGCGTGCTGTTCGCACCGTTCGACCTCGGCACCTGGTCGACGGCCCTGGGCGACTCGTACCTGTGGTCGACCATCGGCACCACGCTCCGGCTCGGCCTGATCGTCAGCCTGATCACGGTGCTCGTCGCCTACCCGCTCGCCTGGTGCATCCAGACCATGCGCCGGGGCTGGGCGGCGGCCGCGATGCTCTTCGTCGTCTTCTCGCCGATCCTGGTGAGTGTCGTCGTCCGTAGTTACGGCTGGCAGTTGCTGCTGCGCACGGGTGGTCCGTTCGGCGACACCTTCGACAGCTGGCTTTACCACGAGCCCGGGGTGATCCTCGCGCTGGTGCACGTGGAACTGCCGTTCGCGGTGTTCCCGATCCTCAGCTCGATCCGCACCATACCGCCCGAATATACCGAGGCGGCAGCCGATCTCGGGGCGAGTGCGATGCAGCGCTTCCGGAAGGTGCTGCTGCCCCTCACCGTGCCCGGCCTGCTGAGTGCCATGCAGCTCGTGTTCACGCTCACCATCAGTGCTTTCGCCACCCCGGCGCTGCTCGGCGGCGGCCGGGTGACCGTGCTGGCGCAGACCATCTACCAGAACATCCAGCTGCTGGCCTGGCCGCTGGCGGCGGTGCAGGCGGTGTTGCTGCTGGTGATCACGCTGGTCGTGCTCTCGCTGTTCGCGCTCGTGACGAGACTGATCGGCGGGGGCGGTGCCCGGTGA
- a CDS encoding ABC transporter permease produces the protein MRVLRAVFLTLVTVFVLAPLVVVLLASVSPDEVLTSLVPDGFTLHWIGEALDYEPFRVGILYSVEVAALATAIALLLGTPAAYALARTRIPAAGFLRSVFVAPLSLPRVVAGFCFFTLYVSLFPTAYGTVGGVAFAHVLLLLPFVVALIGAGLAGSDPALEEAARDLGASPLKAFFRVTLPQIRMPLLIAAVFAFLTSFDEVDLSIFLMPADTTTLPVAIFLRLQQDQDPTTSAVSSLMIVGSLAVALLTGLAVRRAGLWRENTRSGEGMDE, from the coding sequence ATGCGCGTTCTGAGGGCCGTCTTCCTCACCCTGGTCACCGTTTTCGTGCTGGCTCCGTTGGTGGTCGTGCTGCTCGCCTCGGTCAGCCCGGACGAGGTGCTCACCAGCCTGGTGCCCGACGGCTTCACCCTGCACTGGATCGGCGAGGCGCTCGACTACGAGCCGTTCCGGGTGGGCATCCTCTACTCCGTCGAGGTGGCCGCGCTGGCCACGGCGATCGCCCTGCTGCTCGGCACGCCGGCCGCATATGCCCTGGCCCGTACCAGGATTCCGGCTGCCGGGTTCCTGCGCTCGGTGTTCGTCGCCCCGCTCAGCCTGCCCCGCGTGGTGGCCGGGTTCTGCTTCTTCACCCTCTACGTGTCGTTGTTCCCGACCGCCTACGGCACGGTCGGCGGGGTGGCCTTCGCCCATGTGCTGCTCCTGCTGCCGTTCGTGGTGGCGCTGATCGGCGCCGGGCTGGCCGGGTCCGACCCGGCGCTGGAGGAGGCCGCCCGCGACCTCGGGGCCTCGCCGCTGAAGGCGTTCTTCCGGGTGACGCTGCCGCAGATCCGCATGCCCCTGCTGATCGCCGCCGTGTTCGCCTTCCTCACCTCGTTCGACGAGGTCGACCTGTCGATCTTCCTGATGCCCGCCGACACCACCACGCTGCCGGTGGCCATCTTCCTGCGCCTCCAGCAGGACCAGGACCCCACCACCTCGGCCGTGTCCAGCCTGATGATCGTCGGCTCGCTCGCCGTCGCCCTGCTCACCGGGCTGGCCGTGCGCCGGGCCGGGCTGTGGCGCGAAAATACCCGTAGCGGCGAAGGGATGGACGAATGA
- a CDS encoding hydantoinase/oxoprolinase family protein, translating into MSYRLGVDVGGTFTDIVLANASTGELFTDKVPSDAGQPARAVIAGVRKMLDHARITPDQVEYFSHGQTFALNTLLQRTGARVGLLVTQGFPDLLSIGRLRLPDPIDYFTAPRRPLVAPTDVREIGERMRADGSLVTPLDPEQVRSAVRSLVDDGVEAVAIAFLHSHRFGQHERQAAAVIAEAFPQLPVACSSGLWPEEKEYERATVAVLAAHVGRALGDYLKYLSSELRALGLDCPMHITKSNGGVTSIETHPQEFLRTAVETLLSGPASGVAGTMRVAGTAGVDRLITMDMGGTSVDCAIVDGGIPYSTESEIGEFPLIIPSVEVSSIGAGGGSVIHVDANGVLKVGPRSAGAYPGPACYSRGGTEPTLTDAYVVCGYIDPADFASGTVDIDPDRARDALRPLAERLGLSIEAAAESAVAVATAMMHSQLIPLCAQHGVDPSGMTLVAYGGAGPVQAALLAAALKMPEVFIPTSPGTLCAYGALATDMRVDLVTPVGGPVTTAELVDGWDALQRQAEQWYAEQDHRLHPDVTVTRWADVQLTGQSFTLPITLSSEVSVEALGRAFAEAYVRAYAVDPGDAGLDVRSLRLTLAASPSLPEPVAVGGSSAQGVKHRLVEDGVVVDATIYRRPELPIGAVIQGPAVIPAPDTSIFVPSGCTARVDEHGNLRIRVGGTHA; encoded by the coding sequence ATGAGTTACCGGCTCGGCGTCGACGTCGGGGGCACCTTCACCGACATCGTGCTCGCGAACGCCTCGACCGGTGAGCTGTTCACCGACAAGGTGCCCTCGGACGCCGGACAGCCCGCCCGGGCGGTGATCGCCGGGGTGCGCAAGATGCTGGACCACGCGCGGATCACGCCGGACCAGGTCGAGTACTTCTCGCACGGGCAGACCTTCGCGCTGAACACACTGCTCCAGCGCACCGGTGCCCGGGTGGGTCTGCTGGTCACGCAGGGCTTTCCGGACCTGCTGTCGATCGGCCGGCTGCGCCTGCCCGACCCGATCGACTACTTCACCGCCCCGCGACGTCCGCTGGTAGCCCCCACCGACGTCCGGGAGATCGGCGAGAGGATGCGCGCCGACGGTTCCCTGGTCACGCCGCTCGACCCCGAGCAGGTGCGCAGCGCCGTGCGGAGCCTGGTCGACGACGGCGTGGAGGCGGTCGCCATCGCGTTCCTGCACTCGCACCGGTTCGGCCAGCACGAACGGCAGGCCGCCGCGGTGATCGCCGAGGCCTTCCCGCAGCTGCCGGTGGCCTGCTCCAGCGGGCTCTGGCCGGAGGAGAAGGAGTACGAGCGGGCCACCGTCGCGGTGCTGGCCGCGCACGTCGGCCGGGCGCTGGGCGACTACCTGAAATACCTCTCGTCGGAACTGCGCGCCCTGGGCCTGGACTGCCCGATGCACATCACCAAGTCCAACGGCGGCGTCACCTCGATCGAGACGCATCCGCAGGAGTTTCTCCGCACCGCCGTCGAGACCCTGCTCTCCGGACCGGCTTCCGGTGTGGCCGGCACCATGCGGGTGGCCGGCACCGCGGGCGTCGACCGGCTGATCACCATGGACATGGGCGGCACCAGCGTGGACTGCGCCATCGTCGACGGCGGCATCCCCTACTCCACCGAGAGCGAGATCGGCGAGTTCCCGCTGATCATCCCCTCGGTCGAGGTCTCGTCGATCGGCGCGGGCGGCGGCTCGGTCATCCACGTCGACGCGAACGGCGTGCTCAAGGTCGGCCCGCGCAGCGCCGGCGCCTATCCCGGACCGGCCTGCTACTCCCGCGGCGGCACCGAGCCCACGCTCACCGACGCCTACGTGGTCTGCGGCTACATCGACCCGGCCGACTTCGCCTCGGGCACGGTCGACATCGACCCGGACCGGGCCCGCGACGCCCTGCGCCCGCTGGCCGAACGGCTGGGCCTGAGCATCGAGGCGGCGGCCGAGTCGGCCGTGGCCGTGGCCACCGCGATGATGCACTCGCAGCTCATCCCGCTGTGCGCCCAGCACGGGGTGGACCCGTCCGGCATGACCCTGGTCGCCTACGGCGGCGCCGGGCCGGTGCAGGCCGCGCTGCTGGCCGCCGCGCTGAAGATGCCCGAGGTGTTCATCCCGACCTCGCCCGGAACCCTGTGCGCCTACGGGGCCCTGGCCACCGACATGCGGGTCGACCTGGTGACGCCGGTGGGCGGCCCGGTCACCACCGCCGAGCTGGTGGACGGCTGGGACGCGCTCCAGCGCCAGGCCGAGCAGTGGTACGCCGAGCAGGACCACCGGCTGCACCCGGACGTCACGGTGACCCGCTGGGCCGACGTCCAGCTCACCGGACAGTCGTTCACCCTGCCGATCACGCTGTCCTCCGAGGTCAGTGTCGAGGCCCTGGGCCGGGCGTTCGCCGAGGCGTACGTGCGGGCCTACGCGGTGGACCCCGGGGACGCCGGGCTGGACGTGCGCAGCCTGCGGCTGACCCTGGCGGCCTCGCCGTCCCTGCCCGAACCGGTTGCGGTGGGCGGTTCTTCGGCGCAGGGGGTGAAGCATCGGCTGGTCGAGGACGGGGTGGTGGTGGACGCCACGATCTACCGCCGCCCGGAACTGCCGATCGGCGCGGTGATCCAGGGCCCGGCCGTGATCCCGGCCCCCGACACCAGCATCTTCGTGCCCTCGGGCTGCACCGCCCGGGTGGACGAGCACGGGAACCTGCGGATCAGGGTGGGTGGGACGCATGCGTAG
- a CDS encoding hydantoinase B/oxoprolinase family protein yields the protein MRSSPVVLEILSHRFAAVVEEMAENIRRTSFSIFVKQTADFGTCLVTPDGEVFAAPRRISGNLMIGVPARAVIESLAPYAPGDVGLSNDPDATGGLVTHLPDLWAWQPLYVDGEIIAYALSFVHSSDIGGSVPSSIDWGHTDMHQEGLLIPPVRLLTAGERNQGVFDLVARNSRVPAQNLGDLEAQVAGLRTAQRRLSEIAETYGKDAVKAAIADLLDTASSRASSLLDSLEPGSYDFVDYVEGVERLEADGSRVTEVPPTRLALRLTVGEGRAHLDFTGTSPQVLEAINLHTGGEPGHYMLAFALVNWFYSQDKQIPYNSGLVRPLTAHLPPGSIVNPRPGAPCGVRAAVFFRIMDCVVGCLAQASPQKMAPGSGLVAIASISHVDLATGERKVSVGQPLTGGSGGRPGQPGLDGTSYMGGWLRNVPNEVLESDVPVLVEEYRYRRGSGGTGEQPGGDGLVVQIRSLEDDVTFVVRGLERLFYQPFGVAGGGPGAPGMATLNPGTPGERNLGRVGSITLRAGDVLRVETPGGGGLGSGSGEGLFDFGPARDSYDRRFPQELQQRLVHAVLGQVPSAKQAGIYRALYLRIDGAVGDGVVTPEILAETLDAAGLENLDTPRPPEEIPA from the coding sequence ATGCGTAGTTCACCGGTCGTGCTGGAGATCCTCTCGCACCGCTTCGCCGCGGTGGTGGAGGAGATGGCGGAGAACATCCGTCGCACCAGCTTCAGCATCTTCGTCAAGCAGACCGCCGACTTCGGCACCTGTCTGGTGACGCCGGACGGCGAGGTGTTCGCCGCCCCGCGCCGGATCTCGGGCAACCTGATGATCGGGGTGCCGGCCCGCGCGGTGATCGAGTCGCTCGCGCCGTACGCGCCCGGCGACGTCGGGCTGAGCAACGACCCGGACGCCACCGGCGGCCTGGTCACCCACCTGCCCGACCTGTGGGCCTGGCAGCCGCTCTACGTCGACGGCGAGATCATCGCCTACGCGCTGAGTTTCGTGCACTCCTCGGACATCGGCGGCAGCGTGCCCAGCTCCATCGACTGGGGGCACACCGACATGCACCAGGAGGGGCTGCTGATCCCGCCGGTGCGGTTGCTGACCGCGGGCGAGCGCAATCAGGGCGTCTTCGATCTGGTGGCGCGCAATTCCCGGGTGCCCGCGCAGAACCTGGGCGACCTGGAGGCCCAGGTGGCGGGCCTGCGCACGGCGCAGCGCCGGCTGAGCGAGATCGCCGAGACCTACGGCAAGGACGCGGTGAAGGCCGCGATCGCCGATTTGCTCGACACCGCCTCGTCCCGGGCGTCCTCGCTCCTGGACTCGCTGGAACCGGGCTCGTACGACTTCGTCGACTACGTCGAGGGCGTGGAGCGGCTGGAGGCCGACGGATCCCGGGTGACCGAGGTGCCGCCGACCCGGCTGGCGCTGAGGCTGACCGTGGGCGAGGGACGGGCGCATTTGGACTTCACCGGCACCTCGCCGCAGGTGCTGGAGGCCATCAACCTGCACACCGGCGGTGAACCCGGGCACTACATGCTGGCTTTCGCGCTGGTGAACTGGTTCTACTCGCAGGACAAGCAAATTCCGTACAACTCCGGGCTGGTGCGGCCGCTGACCGCGCACCTGCCGCCCGGCTCGATCGTGAACCCGCGTCCCGGTGCCCCGTGCGGGGTGCGCGCGGCGGTGTTCTTCCGGATCATGGACTGCGTGGTGGGCTGCCTGGCGCAGGCCTCGCCGCAGAAGATGGCCCCCGGGTCGGGACTGGTGGCCATCGCCTCGATCTCGCACGTCGACCTGGCCACCGGTGAGCGCAAGGTGTCGGTCGGGCAACCACTCACGGGTGGTTCCGGTGGACGTCCGGGGCAGCCCGGTCTCGACGGCACCAGTTACATGGGTGGCTGGCTGCGGAACGTGCCGAACGAGGTGCTGGAGTCGGACGTGCCGGTGCTGGTGGAGGAGTACCGCTACCGGCGCGGTTCCGGCGGCACCGGCGAGCAGCCCGGCGGCGACGGTCTGGTGGTGCAGATCAGGAGCCTCGAAGACGACGTGACGTTCGTGGTGCGCGGCCTGGAGCGGTTGTTCTACCAGCCGTTCGGTGTGGCCGGCGGCGGGCCGGGAGCACCCGGCATGGCCACCCTGAACCCGGGTACGCCCGGCGAGCGCAACCTCGGCCGGGTCGGCTCGATCACGCTGCGCGCCGGTGACGTGCTGCGGGTGGAGACGCCCGGCGGTGGTGGCCTCGGATCCGGTTCCGGAGAAGGGCTTTTCGACTTCGGCCCGGCCCGCGATTCGTACGACCGGCGCTTTCCGCAGGAGTTGCAGCAACGTCTGGTGCACGCGGTGCTCGGCCAGGTGCCCTCGGCGAAGCAGGCCGGGATCTACCGGGCGCTGTACCTGCGCATCGACGGGGCCGTGGGTGACGGCGTGGTGACGCCGGAGATCCTGGCCGAGACGCTGGACGCGGCCGGACTCGAGAACCTGGACACACCCCGCCCACCCGAGGAGATCCCGGCATGA